From the Sphingomonas mesophila genome, one window contains:
- a CDS encoding RNA degradosome polyphosphate kinase produces the protein MTAQPPHTRFFNRELSWLAFNRRVLEEATNTAHPLLERLRFLSICGLNLDEFFTTRVAGLKAQQLRGMEDLSLDGQTPTQQLEAIAREADALVVAQQAEWMILREQLADEGLQVVGVGDLSKGEREWLEDHVREQILPVLTPQAIDPAHPFPFIPSGGFSLIFNLQRGRRQEPVTELLMIPPMLPRFIALPRVAKRFRFIAIEAAIEAHLELVFPGFKLLASGAFRLLRDSDIEVDEEAEDLVRYFRSAIQRRRRGRVIRLEFDDETPPELETLVREGVKAGSALIAESGGLIGVADLRQLVETDLPGLKFAPYSPRFPERIAEHDGDFFAAIRAKDFIIHHPYESFEAVVGFLRQAAVDPEVIAIKQTLYRAGKQSEVIDALVAAAEAGKSVTAVVELKARFDEEQNLLWASRLERAGVQVIYGFVEWKTHAKVSMVVRREGSAIRTYCHFGTGNYHPATARIYTDLSFFTASRRAARDAAKLFNLTSGYVQPRGLELLTLSPQSLRDKILALIDVEIANARSGRPAAIWAKMNSLVDRFVIERLYEASAAGVSIDLIVRGICCLKPGVAGLSGNIRVKSIVGRFLEHSRIFVFANGEALPHRKARVYISSADWMGRNFDRRVEYMLPLQNPTVHAQVLDQVMIANLIDNEQSWELLADGSYRRLRPGKRRFNMQHYFMTNPSLSGRGQALSGRDVPKLSLSQRGGA, from the coding sequence ATGACCGCGCAGCCACCGCACACTCGGTTTTTCAATCGCGAACTCAGCTGGCTGGCGTTCAATCGCCGCGTTCTCGAAGAGGCAACCAATACCGCTCACCCGCTGCTCGAGCGGCTGCGCTTCCTGTCGATCTGCGGGCTCAACCTAGACGAATTCTTCACCACACGCGTGGCCGGGCTGAAGGCGCAGCAATTGCGCGGCATGGAGGATTTGTCGCTTGACGGCCAGACTCCGACCCAGCAGCTCGAGGCGATCGCGCGCGAAGCCGATGCGCTCGTCGTCGCGCAGCAGGCCGAATGGATGATTCTGCGCGAGCAATTGGCGGACGAGGGGCTGCAGGTGGTCGGCGTCGGCGATCTTTCGAAAGGCGAGCGCGAATGGCTCGAGGATCACGTCCGCGAGCAGATCCTCCCCGTTCTCACGCCACAGGCAATCGACCCCGCGCACCCTTTTCCGTTCATCCCGAGCGGCGGGTTTAGCCTGATCTTCAACCTTCAGCGCGGCCGGCGGCAGGAGCCCGTCACCGAGCTGCTGATGATCCCGCCGATGCTGCCGCGCTTCATTGCCTTGCCGCGGGTCGCCAAGCGCTTTCGCTTCATCGCCATCGAAGCGGCGATCGAGGCGCATCTCGAACTGGTTTTCCCCGGCTTCAAGCTGCTCGCCTCGGGCGCGTTCCGGCTGCTGCGCGACAGCGACATCGAGGTCGACGAGGAGGCCGAGGACCTGGTCCGCTACTTCCGCTCGGCGATCCAGCGGCGGCGGCGCGGGCGGGTCATCCGGCTCGAGTTCGACGACGAGACTCCGCCCGAGCTCGAGACTTTGGTGCGCGAGGGGGTCAAGGCAGGCTCGGCACTGATCGCCGAGAGCGGCGGCCTGATTGGCGTGGCGGACCTGAGGCAATTAGTCGAGACCGACCTTCCGGGGCTCAAGTTCGCGCCCTACAGCCCGCGCTTCCCCGAGCGCATCGCCGAGCATGACGGCGACTTCTTCGCGGCCATCCGCGCGAAGGATTTCATCATCCACCACCCGTATGAGAGCTTCGAGGCGGTGGTCGGGTTCCTGCGGCAGGCCGCCGTCGATCCGGAAGTCATCGCCATCAAGCAGACGCTCTATCGCGCGGGTAAACAGTCGGAGGTGATCGACGCACTGGTCGCCGCGGCTGAGGCCGGCAAGTCGGTGACCGCGGTGGTCGAACTCAAGGCGCGGTTCGACGAGGAGCAAAATCTGCTGTGGGCCAGCCGGCTCGAGCGCGCCGGGGTGCAGGTCATCTATGGTTTCGTCGAGTGGAAGACCCACGCCAAGGTCTCGATGGTCGTGCGCCGCGAGGGCAGCGCGATCCGGACCTACTGCCACTTCGGCACCGGCAATTATCACCCGGCAACGGCGCGCATCTATACCGATCTCAGCTTCTTCACCGCCTCGCGGCGGGCGGCGCGCGATGCTGCCAAGCTATTCAACCTGACCTCGGGTTACGTCCAGCCGCGCGGGCTCGAATTGCTGACGCTTAGCCCGCAAAGCCTGCGCGACAAGATCCTCGCGCTAATCGACGTCGAGATCGCCAACGCGCGCTCCGGGCGCCCTGCGGCGATCTGGGCCAAGATGAACAGCCTGGTCGACCGCTTCGTCATCGAGCGGCTGTACGAAGCGAGCGCGGCGGGGGTGTCGATCGATCTCATCGTCCGCGGGATCTGCTGCCTGAAACCAGGGGTGGCCGGCCTGTCGGGCAACATTCGCGTCAAATCGATCGTCGGCCGATTCCTCGAGCACAGCCGCATTTTCGTGTTCGCCAATGGCGAAGCACTGCCGCACCGCAAGGCGCGCGTGTACATCAGCTCGGCCGACTGGATGGGGCGCAATTTCGATCGCCGCGTCGAATATATGCTGCCACTCCAGAACCCGACGGTTCACGCCCAGGTCCTCGACCAGGTGATGATCGCAAACCTGATCGACAATGAGCAGAGCTGGGAGCTGCTTGCCGACGGCAGCTATCGCCGGCTCAGGCCCGGCAAGCGGCGTTTCAACATGCAGCATTACTTCATGACCAACCCGTCGCTGTCCGGCCGCGGCCAGGCGTTGTCGGGCCGCGACGTGCCCAAGCTCAGCCTGTCCCAGCGGGGCGGGGCATGA
- a CDS encoding Ppx/GppA family phosphatase — protein MSVDVLPPTGIVDIGSNSVRFVVFGGNARVPSTLFNEKISPALGRGVQRDGRLEQAAMARSLAALTRFARLARDMNLERLHVVATAAVRDADNGGEFLAAVRDAGLDAVVLSGPEEAELAALGVLSAIPDANGVVADLGGGSLELVRVADGAPGERISLPLGVLRVGGMSRGALAEQIALAVVGLGFPTGQSLYLVGGSFRALARLDLADLNHPLPIIHQHAIDPERSAVLGELLTTTPGEALRKITRLSAGRIEILPAALAVFQALIDVLAPRAAVTSAFGLREGLLFRDLVPAMRAEDPLLAAALEIGEMLGRFGDHGDLIDRWIAPLFGDDDAAAARIRRTACLMSDVAWNAHPDYRAERAVEMALHGNFVGIDAHGRALLGQALCHVFGSDFRLPDAVAGLLTPAECERASAWGRAIRLAQRLSGGAEKGLKRSTLELRPGELVLTVKGSTDVVGESALKRLNQLAAALGRAARVEAG, from the coding sequence ATGAGCGTCGACGTCCTGCCGCCGACGGGGATCGTCGACATCGGCTCAAACTCGGTGCGCTTCGTGGTGTTCGGCGGCAATGCGCGAGTCCCCTCGACCCTGTTCAACGAAAAGATTTCGCCCGCGCTTGGACGGGGCGTGCAGCGTGACGGGCGGCTCGAACAGGCGGCGATGGCTCGCTCGCTCGCTGCGTTGACCCGCTTCGCCCGATTGGCGCGCGACATGAACCTGGAGCGCCTTCATGTCGTCGCCACGGCTGCCGTCCGCGATGCCGACAATGGCGGCGAGTTTCTCGCCGCAGTGCGCGATGCAGGCCTCGACGCGGTCGTGCTCTCGGGCCCGGAGGAAGCTGAGTTGGCGGCGCTCGGCGTGCTATCAGCAATTCCCGACGCGAACGGTGTGGTGGCCGATCTCGGCGGCGGTAGCCTCGAACTCGTGCGCGTTGCCGACGGCGCGCCAGGCGAGCGGATTTCGCTTCCGCTTGGGGTGCTCCGGGTCGGTGGCATGAGTCGTGGGGCGCTTGCCGAACAGATTGCGCTGGCGGTGGTCGGCCTCGGCTTCCCAACCGGCCAGTCGCTTTATCTGGTCGGCGGTTCGTTCCGGGCGCTGGCCCGGCTCGACCTGGCCGATCTGAATCACCCGCTGCCGATCATCCATCAGCATGCCATCGATCCGGAGCGGTCGGCCGTCCTTGGCGAACTGCTTACGACAACACCCGGCGAGGCACTTCGCAAGATCACGCGGCTAAGCGCGGGGCGGATCGAGATCCTTCCTGCCGCGCTCGCGGTGTTTCAGGCGCTCATCGATGTGCTCGCGCCGCGGGCCGCGGTGACCTCGGCGTTCGGGCTGCGCGAGGGACTGCTGTTCCGTGATCTCGTGCCGGCGATGCGGGCGGAGGACCCGTTGCTGGCCGCGGCGCTGGAGATTGGCGAGATGCTCGGCCGGTTCGGCGACCACGGCGACCTCATTGATCGCTGGATCGCGCCGCTGTTCGGAGACGACGATGCAGCGGCGGCGCGAATTCGCCGGACCGCCTGCCTGATGAGCGATGTCGCCTGGAACGCCCATCCCGACTACCGCGCCGAGCGTGCGGTGGAGATGGCGCTGCACGGGAATTTCGTCGGCATCGATGCGCATGGGCGGGCGCTGCTCGGCCAGGCGCTGTGCCATGTGTTCGGAAGCGACTTCCGCTTGCCCGATGCGGTGGCCGGGCTGCTCACGCCGGCCGAGTGCGAGCGGGCGTCGGCGTGGGGGCGGGCGATTCGGCTTGCGCAGCGGCTGTCGGGGGGAGCGGAGAAGGGGCTGAAGCGCTCGACGCTCGAGCTACGACCCGGGGAGTTGGTGTTGACCGTCAAGGGCTCGACCGATGTCGTGGGGGAGAGCGCGCTGAAGCGGCTCAATCAATTGGCAGCGGCGCTCGGCCGGGCGGCGCGGGTGGAGGCGGGCTAG
- a CDS encoding I78 family peptidase inhibitor — protein MHRLTPLLLGIAPLTLAACATQAQPSAGTGLCAPNGLERFVGKTRSETLAAEIKRQSGATTLRWVPEGTMVTMDFRGERVTVHLDRANRVERVVCG, from the coding sequence ATGCACCGGCTCACACCGCTCTTGCTCGGCATCGCGCCGTTGACCCTCGCCGCCTGCGCCACCCAAGCCCAGCCGTCGGCCGGCACTGGCCTCTGCGCCCCCAACGGTCTCGAGCGCTTCGTCGGCAAGACCCGCAGCGAAACCCTCGCCGCCGAAATCAAGCGCCAGTCGGGGGCGACGACGCTGCGTTGGGTGCCGGAGGGGACGATGGTGACGATGGACTTTCGCGGCGAGCGGGTCACGGTCCACCTCGACCGCGCCAACCGCGTCGAACGCGTGGTCTGCGGCTAG
- the rnd gene encoding ribonuclease D, with translation MKIHKLISDSATLAELVERLAAAPFVAVDTEFMRENTYWPELCLIQIASSEEAAAIDPMAEGIDLKPLLDLLVDNDDVLKVFHAGGQDLEIIYNLTGKTPAPLFDTQIAAMALGFGEQVGYSSLVESMLGHALDKGARFTDWSRRPLDKRQIDYAIADVTHLSTIFPRMVDKLRKNGRGDWLDDEMERLADPSSFAFAPEDAWKRLKLPGRNPQLLGRLKALAAWREREARSKNLPRGRIIKDDTLGELASHPPKTQDDLGRVRGLSQGWRSNDIGGRLMEALEGAEPLSADDLPERGPKRPGLTKDAVLVSDLLKLLLKIRSRETGVASKLIARSDDLEALAAGVRDGLPILRGWRFEQFGRDALDLVEGRLAFATEDGRLKMTRTAI, from the coding sequence ATGAAGATTCACAAGTTGATTTCCGACAGTGCCACGCTTGCCGAACTGGTCGAGCGTCTCGCCGCGGCCCCGTTCGTCGCGGTCGATACCGAGTTCATGCGCGAGAACACCTATTGGCCCGAGCTGTGCCTGATCCAGATCGCCTCGAGTGAGGAAGCGGCGGCGATCGACCCGATGGCCGAGGGCATCGACCTCAAGCCGCTGCTCGACCTCCTCGTCGACAACGACGACGTCCTGAAGGTCTTCCACGCTGGCGGGCAGGATCTCGAGATCATCTACAACCTTACCGGCAAGACCCCCGCGCCCTTGTTCGACACCCAGATCGCGGCGATGGCGCTCGGGTTCGGCGAGCAAGTCGGCTATTCCAGCCTGGTTGAATCGATGCTCGGCCACGCGCTCGACAAGGGCGCGCGCTTCACCGATTGGTCGCGCCGTCCGCTCGACAAGCGCCAGATCGATTATGCCATCGCCGACGTCACCCATCTCTCGACGATTTTCCCGCGGATGGTCGACAAATTGCGCAAGAACGGGCGCGGCGACTGGCTCGACGACGAGATGGAGCGGCTCGCCGACCCGTCGAGTTTCGCCTTCGCGCCCGAGGACGCGTGGAAGCGGCTCAAGCTGCCCGGCCGCAATCCGCAGCTGCTCGGCCGCCTCAAGGCGCTCGCCGCCTGGCGCGAGCGCGAGGCCCGCTCGAAGAACCTACCGCGCGGGCGGATCATCAAGGACGACACTCTCGGCGAGCTGGCGTCGCATCCGCCCAAGACGCAGGACGATCTCGGCCGCGTGCGCGGGCTGTCGCAGGGCTGGCGCAGCAACGACATCGGCGGCCGGCTGATGGAGGCGCTCGAGGGCGCCGAGCCCCTGTCGGCCGACGATCTGCCCGAGCGCGGGCCCAAGCGGCCGGGGCTCACCAAGGATGCCGTATTGGTGTCTGACCTGTTGAAATTGCTGCTGAAAATCCGCTCGCGCGAGACCGGCGTGGCGTCCAAGCTGATCGCCCGCTCAGACGATCTCGAGGCCCTCGCCGCCGGCGTCCGGGACGGCCTTCCGATCCTCCGCGGCTGGCGCTTCGAACAGTTCGGCCGCGACGCCCTTGACCTCGTCGAAGGCCGCCTCGCCTTCGCCACCGAAGACGGCCGCCTCAAGATGACCCGCACCGCGATTTAG
- the aspS gene encoding aspartate--tRNA ligase — protein MHSYRTHTCAQLRASDAGSTVRLSGWIHRKRDHGGVLFVDLRDHYGLTQVVARAGTEGLTLLDSLRVESVVTVTGQVVGREGGAVNAKLPTGDIEVIADTIEVQSRADELPMPVAGEQDYPEDIRLKYRYLDLRRERLHANILLRSKVIASIRQRMIDQGFTEFQTPILTASSPEGARDYLVPSRVHPGKFYALPQAPQMFKQLLMVAGFDRYFQIAPCFRDEDARADRSPGEFYQLDFEMSFVTQDDVFNAIEPVLSGVFAEFANGKSVTPAGEYPRIPYKDAMLRYGSDKPDLRNPLLIHDVGEQFRGSGFGLFAGLVEKGLVVRAVAAPATADKSRKFFDDMNEWARGEGFAGLGYATRKGGEWGGPIAKNHGAEGMDRIAEIMDLGPDDGIFFAAGTPVEAAKLAGLARTRVAEQLGLIEEGTFKFCWIVDFPMFEYDEEAKKVDFSHNPFSMPQGGMEALESKDPLDILAWQYDIVCNGVELSSGAIRNHRPDVMYKAFEIAGYAREEVDANFPGMIGAFKYGAPPHGGSAPGIDRIVMLLADEPNIREVIVFPMNQKAEDLMMNAPAPVTAKQLKELSIKLVEAPAPQAASAPAATPAR, from the coding sequence ATGCACAGCTACCGCACCCATACTTGCGCCCAATTGCGCGCCAGCGATGCCGGATCGACGGTCCGGCTGTCGGGCTGGATCCACCGCAAGCGCGACCATGGCGGGGTGCTGTTCGTCGACCTGCGCGACCATTACGGCCTGACGCAGGTGGTCGCCCGCGCCGGGACCGAGGGACTGACGCTGCTCGATTCGCTGCGGGTCGAATCGGTGGTGACGGTGACCGGCCAGGTGGTCGGGCGCGAGGGCGGGGCGGTGAACGCCAAGCTGCCGACCGGCGACATCGAGGTGATTGCCGATACCATCGAGGTCCAGTCGCGCGCCGACGAGCTGCCGATGCCGGTCGCCGGCGAGCAGGACTATCCCGAGGATATCCGGCTCAAGTACCGCTACCTCGACCTGAGGCGCGAGCGGCTGCATGCCAACATCCTGCTGCGATCGAAGGTCATCGCGTCGATCCGGCAACGCATGATCGACCAGGGCTTCACCGAATTCCAGACGCCGATCCTGACCGCGTCGAGCCCGGAAGGGGCGCGCGACTATCTGGTTCCGAGCCGGGTTCATCCGGGCAAGTTCTACGCGCTCCCGCAGGCGCCGCAGATGTTCAAGCAGCTGCTGATGGTCGCCGGCTTCGACCGTTATTTCCAGATCGCGCCCTGCTTCCGCGACGAAGACGCGCGCGCCGACCGAAGCCCGGGCGAATTCTACCAGCTCGACTTCGAGATGAGCTTCGTCACCCAGGACGACGTGTTCAACGCGATCGAGCCGGTGCTGTCGGGCGTGTTCGCCGAGTTCGCCAACGGCAAGTCGGTGACCCCGGCGGGTGAATATCCGCGCATCCCCTATAAGGACGCGATGCTGAGATATGGCAGCGACAAGCCGGACCTCCGCAATCCGCTGCTGATCCACGACGTCGGCGAGCAATTCCGCGGATCGGGCTTCGGCCTGTTCGCCGGGCTGGTCGAGAAGGGCCTTGTGGTCCGCGCCGTGGCTGCTCCCGCAACCGCCGACAAGAGCCGCAAATTCTTCGACGACATGAACGAGTGGGCGCGCGGCGAAGGCTTCGCGGGCCTCGGCTATGCGACCCGCAAGGGCGGCGAATGGGGCGGGCCGATCGCCAAGAACCACGGCGCCGAAGGCATGGACCGGATTGCCGAGATCATGGACCTGGGGCCCGACGACGGCATCTTCTTCGCCGCCGGCACTCCGGTCGAAGCGGCAAAGCTAGCCGGACTGGCGCGCACCCGGGTCGCCGAGCAGCTCGGGCTGATCGAGGAAGGGACGTTCAAATTCTGCTGGATCGTCGACTTCCCGATGTTCGAATATGACGAGGAAGCGAAGAAGGTCGACTTCAGCCACAACCCATTCTCGATGCCGCAGGGCGGGATGGAGGCGCTGGAGAGCAAGGACCCGCTCGACATCCTCGCTTGGCAATATGACATCGTCTGCAACGGCGTGGAGCTGTCGAGCGGCGCGATCCGCAACCACCGCCCGGACGTCATGTACAAGGCGTTCGAGATCGCCGGTTATGCGCGCGAAGAGGTCGACGCCAATTTTCCGGGGATGATCGGGGCGTTCAAATATGGCGCTCCGCCGCACGGCGGATCGGCGCCGGGCATCGACCGGATCGTCATGCTGCTGGCCGACGAGCCGAACATCCGCGAGGTGATCGTCTTCCCGATGAACCAGAAGGCCGAGGATTTGATGATGAACGCCCCGGCCCCGGTGACCGCCAAGCAGCTCAAGGAATTGTCGATCAAGCTGGTCGAGGCGCCCGCGCCCCAAGCGGCTTCGGCACCTGCTGCAACGCCGGCGCGTTAA
- the greB gene encoding transcription elongation factor GreB has translation MPAPGRPPDRFITPQGFAAIRSEYDQLFGEERPKLVEVISWAAANGDRSENGDYIYGRKRLREIDRRLSHLARVMKLAKVVDPATQPSRDEVRFGATVKLADEDDARRTVTIVGDDEADASDGRIGWSAPLARALRGARVGDERTVRLPAGEKSYEVIAITYP, from the coding sequence ATGCCCGCTCCGGGGCGGCCGCCCGACCGCTTCATCACCCCGCAGGGCTTCGCCGCGATTCGCTCCGAGTACGATCAATTGTTCGGCGAGGAGCGGCCCAAACTGGTCGAGGTCATCTCCTGGGCCGCCGCCAACGGCGACCGCTCGGAGAATGGCGACTATATCTACGGCCGCAAGCGCCTGCGCGAGATCGACCGCCGCCTGTCGCACCTCGCGCGGGTGATGAAGCTCGCCAAAGTGGTCGATCCCGCAACCCAGCCGAGCCGCGACGAGGTGCGCTTCGGCGCCACCGTCAAACTCGCCGACGAGGACGACGCTCGGCGCACGGTAACGATCGTCGGTGACGACGAGGCCGACGCCTCCGACGGCCGGATCGGCTGGAGCGCCCCGCTCGCCCGCGCCCTGCGTGGCGCCAGGGTCGGCGACGAGCGCACCGTCCGACTTCCCGCCGGCGAGAAGAGCTACGAGGTGATCGCGATCACCTACCCGTAG
- a CDS encoding lytic transglycosylase domain-containing protein gives MRIPALALFLLALPSGSVTAQPAQPSFARPVSATEISYALNDWRRLRASDGYAFSDYARFLNAFPDWPDETRMRRAAERQLRAGDYGPSIVTFFRTDKPRTANGWARYAEALAAAGRQSEAATAAREAWASPDLSLADEGAVRARFWSALSPADHDRRVDALLFDKKPDTAASALAYASPARRAAFQARIAMQKSAPDSDSLYRMVEGQLSQDAGLLMDRLRFLNDTYRNSAGARALAARPHRFVHRPADIDRWYDMLLILARDAYNAGAWSQAYAIASQVDDAYAPGTDVSDLAYAVRDNYTSLTWLAGQAALTGTRNYPAAASAFVKYAHGGRSLQVTSKGYYWAGRAMSYAARGAEANAYFAQAARYPELFYGQLALERLGRPVPAPANLPTMLVTPAQRAAFAGNRLARAVELLAQQNRRDEATLFVRALSESLTTDSDRILAVELGQRLRRPDVAVWVARSARNDGSPFYYRPAFPTHASSVPPGRLWSLVHGITRQESSFDRSVVSHAGARGLMQLMPGTASDEARKAGVGYDFSRLTTDPAYNVMLGSNHAQRLVSRYDGNYVLAVAAYNAGGGNVNKWVARFGDPRRGNVDILRWIEQIPFMETRGYVQRVLENSVVYDRLNAPSQSASLSQFLGKSRPG, from the coding sequence ATGCGTATCCCGGCTCTTGCCCTGTTCCTCCTCGCTCTGCCCTCGGGAAGCGTTACCGCGCAGCCCGCGCAGCCCTCCTTCGCCCGGCCCGTCTCGGCGACCGAAATCTCCTACGCGCTGAACGACTGGCGCCGCCTGCGCGCCTCCGACGGCTATGCGTTCAGCGACTACGCCCGCTTTCTCAACGCCTTTCCCGACTGGCCCGACGAGACCCGCATGCGCCGCGCCGCCGAGCGCCAGCTGCGCGCCGGCGACTACGGCCCGTCGATCGTCACCTTCTTCCGCACCGACAAGCCGCGCACCGCCAACGGCTGGGCCCGCTATGCCGAGGCGCTCGCCGCCGCCGGCCGCCAAAGCGAAGCCGCCACGGCCGCGCGCGAAGCCTGGGCCTCGCCCGACCTCTCGCTCGCCGACGAAGGTGCCGTCCGCGCCCGCTTCTGGAGCGCCCTCTCCCCCGCCGACCACGACCGCCGGGTCGACGCTCTCCTGTTCGACAAGAAGCCCGACACCGCCGCCTCGGCCCTCGCCTACGCCTCCCCCGCCCGCCGGGCCGCCTTCCAGGCCCGCATCGCGATGCAGAAGTCGGCGCCCGACAGCGACTCCCTCTACCGCATGGTCGAAGGCCAGCTCTCGCAGGACGCCGGCCTCCTGATGGACCGCCTGCGCTTCCTCAACGACACCTACCGCAACAGCGCCGGCGCCCGCGCCCTCGCCGCCCGCCCGCACCGCTTCGTCCACCGCCCGGCCGACATCGACCGCTGGTACGATATGCTGCTGATCCTCGCCCGCGACGCCTACAATGCCGGCGCGTGGAGCCAGGCTTACGCCATCGCCAGCCAGGTCGACGACGCCTATGCGCCTGGCACCGACGTCTCGGACCTCGCCTACGCCGTGCGCGACAATTATACCTCCCTGACCTGGCTCGCCGGCCAGGCCGCGCTGACCGGCACCCGCAACTATCCCGCCGCCGCCTCCGCCTTCGTCAAATACGCCCACGGCGGGCGCTCGCTGCAGGTCACCAGCAAGGGCTATTATTGGGCCGGCCGGGCGATGTCCTATGCCGCCCGCGGGGCCGAGGCGAACGCCTATTTCGCGCAGGCCGCGCGCTACCCGGAATTGTTCTACGGCCAGCTCGCGCTCGAGCGCCTCGGCCGCCCGGTCCCAGCGCCCGCCAACCTCCCGACGATGCTCGTCACCCCCGCCCAGCGCGCCGCCTTCGCCGGCAACCGCCTCGCCCGTGCGGTCGAGCTGCTCGCCCAGCAGAACCGCCGCGACGAAGCGACCCTGTTCGTCCGCGCCCTCTCCGAGAGCCTCACCACCGACTCCGACCGAATCCTCGCGGTCGAGCTCGGCCAGCGCCTGCGTCGTCCCGACGTCGCGGTGTGGGTCGCCCGCTCGGCCCGCAACGACGGCTCGCCCTTCTACTATCGCCCGGCCTTCCCGACCCACGCCTCGAGCGTCCCGCCCGGCCGCCTGTGGTCGCTGGTTCACGGCATCACCCGCCAGGAAAGCTCGTTCGACCGCTCGGTCGTCAGCCACGCTGGAGCGCGCGGGCTGATGCAGCTGATGCCCGGCACCGCCAGCGATGAAGCGCGCAAGGCCGGAGTCGGCTATGACTTCAGCCGCCTCACCACCGATCCCGCCTACAACGTCATGCTCGGCAGCAACCACGCCCAGCGCCTGGTCAGCCGCTACGACGGCAATTACGTGCTCGCGGTCGCCGCTTACAACGCCGGCGGCGGCAATGTGAACAAATGGGTCGCGCGCTTCGGCGATCCGCGCCGCGGCAATGTCGACATCTTGCGCTGGATCGAGCAGATCCCGTTTATGGAAACCCGCGGCTACGTCCAGCGCGTGCTCGAAAACAGCGTCGTCTACGACCGCCTCAACGCGCCCAGCCAGTCGGCCAGCCTGTCGCAATTCCTCGGCAAGTCGCGGCCCGGCTGA
- the dapA gene encoding 4-hydroxy-tetrahydrodipicolinate synthase, which produces MFFGSIPALVTPFAAGRVDLALFRAFVEWQLAEGSDGLVPCGTTGESATLSPEEHRSLVEVAVEAAGGRVPVLAGCGSNDTAHAVALTRSAMKAGASAALHVPPYYNRPNQDGIYAHLAAAAEVGLPVVLYNVPARTVTDIAVETMARLAELPNVIGVKDATGNLARVSAQRAACGADFLQLSGNDDMALGFNAMGGVGCVSVTANVAPKLCADFQRATREGRWEDALSLNDRLYSLHAALFSDASPGPAKYALNRVRPDFPSELRAPMTPPSEASRRAVDAALAHAGLI; this is translated from the coding sequence ATGTTTTTCGGCTCGATACCCGCGCTGGTGACGCCATTTGCGGCAGGACGAGTCGATCTCGCGCTATTCCGTGCATTCGTCGAATGGCAGCTGGCCGAAGGGTCGGACGGGCTGGTGCCGTGCGGGACGACCGGGGAATCGGCGACTCTCTCGCCCGAGGAGCATCGGTCGCTGGTTGAGGTCGCGGTCGAGGCCGCGGGCGGGCGGGTGCCGGTGCTGGCGGGATGCGGGTCGAACGACACGGCGCATGCGGTGGCGCTGACTCGCAGCGCGATGAAGGCCGGAGCGAGCGCGGCGCTGCACGTCCCGCCTTATTACAACCGACCCAACCAGGACGGCATTTACGCGCATCTCGCGGCGGCGGCGGAGGTCGGGCTTCCGGTGGTGCTCTACAATGTCCCGGCGCGCACGGTCACCGACATCGCGGTCGAGACGATGGCGCGGCTGGCCGAGCTGCCGAACGTGATCGGGGTCAAGGACGCGACCGGCAACCTGGCGCGGGTGTCGGCGCAGCGCGCGGCGTGCGGCGCGGATTTCCTCCAGCTCAGCGGCAACGACGACATGGCGCTGGGCTTCAACGCGATGGGCGGGGTGGGCTGTGTCAGCGTCACCGCCAATGTCGCGCCGAAGCTATGCGCCGACTTCCAGCGGGCCACGCGCGAGGGCCGGTGGGAAGACGCATTGAGTCTCAACGATCGGCTCTATTCCCTTCATGCTGCGCTGTTTTCCGACGCCTCGCCGGGGCCGGCCAAATATGCGCTGAACCGCGTCCGGCCGGATTTTCCGAGCGAGCTGCGGGCGCCGATGACCCCGCCGTCGGAGGCCTCGCGGCGGGCGGTCGACGCAGCGCTGGCCCATGCCGGCCTGATCTAG
- the smpB gene encoding SsrA-binding protein SmpB produces MAAPSINEFDKVKVVAENRRARFDYFIEERFEAGIALQGTEVKALRIGEGSIAESYATVEGEEAFLINANIPQYAAGSWMNHDPRRKRRLLLRRRQIDKLTGAIQRQGLTVIPLSIYFNTKGKAKIELGLARGKKTHDKRATIKDRDWKRDQQRILRAHK; encoded by the coding sequence ATGGCAGCCCCGTCAATCAACGAGTTCGACAAGGTGAAGGTCGTCGCCGAGAACCGGCGGGCGCGGTTCGACTATTTCATCGAGGAGCGGTTCGAGGCCGGGATCGCGCTGCAGGGCACCGAAGTGAAGGCGCTCCGCATCGGCGAAGGCTCGATCGCGGAGAGCTATGCGACGGTCGAGGGCGAGGAGGCGTTCCTGATCAACGCCAATATTCCGCAATATGCCGCCGGAAGCTGGATGAACCACGATCCCAGGCGCAAGCGCCGGCTGCTGCTTCGGCGGCGGCAGATCGACAAATTGACCGGCGCGATCCAGCGCCAGGGCCTGACGGTGATTCCGCTCAGCATCTATTTCAACACCAAGGGCAAGGCCAAGATCGAGCTGGGGCTGGCGCGCGGCAAGAAGACCCACGACAAGCGCGCGACGATCAAGGATCGCGACTGGAAGCGCGACCAGCAGCGGATCCTGCGCGCACATAAGTAA